A region from the Triticum urartu cultivar G1812 chromosome 1, Tu2.1, whole genome shotgun sequence genome encodes:
- the LOC125540539 gene encoding casein kinase 1-like protein 5, which translates to MIGRGNAATPPGSHHGRSRPPPRKFKLVPEAISTGDGDGGTVFRVGPIIGTGSFGEIYHGTDAETKEEVAIKLESLRARFPQLIYEAKVYRKLQGQAGIPNVRWFGVEGDYSALVMDLLGPNLQELFESCDAKLSLKTVLMLADQMIDRIECLHTNSFVHKDIKPQNFLMGRGKSANLVHLIDFGIARKYMETSKHGKQHIPYRENMMGLQGTPRYASINNHLGIEQSRRDDLESVGYMLLYFLRGSLPWQDADAGNHRETHDMIKDMKIATSPEELCRGHPAEFASYLIYCRSLGFEDEPDYAYLRKLFKDLFVQQGFEYDYVYDWMVPRHYYKDDYRY; encoded by the exons atgaTAGGACGCGGGAACGCAGCAACGCCGCCGGGATCGCACCACGGCCGCAGCAGGCCGCCGCCCCGCAAGTTCAAGTTGGTCCCGGAGGCCATCTCCACCGGGGACGGTGACGGCGGCACCGTCTTCCGCGTCGGCCCCATCATCGGCACCGGCTCCTTCGGGGAGATCTACCACGGCACGGACGCCGAGACCAAGGAGGAGGTCGCCATCAAGCTC GAGTCTCTCAGGGCGAGGTTCCCCCAGCTGATCTACGAGGCCAAGGTCTACAGGAAACTCCAAGGACAAG CCGGGATTCCAAATGTCCGGTGGTTCGGCGTCGAGGGCGACTACAGCGCCCTGGTCATGGACCTGCTGGGGCCAAACCTCCAGGAGCTCTTCGAGTCCTGCGACGCCAAGCTCTCCCTCAAGACCGTCCTCATGCTCGCCGACCAAATg ATTGACCGGATCGAGTGCCTCCATACCAACTCTTTCGTGCACAAGGACATCAAGCCACAGAACTTCCTCATGGGCCGTGGCAAGAGCGCCAATCTG GTTCATCTTATAGATTTCGGAATCGCGAGGAAGTACATGGAGACGTCCAAGCACGGCAAGCAGCACATCCCATACAG GGAGAACATGATGGGCCTGCAAGGAACGCCGAGATACGCTAGCATAAACAACCATCTCGGAATCG AGCAAAGCCGGAGGGATGACCTAGAATCCGTCGGCTACATGCTGCTCTACTTCCTCCGAGGAAG CCTCCCGTGGCAGGACGCGGACGCCGGGAACCACAGGGAGACGCACGACATGATCAAGGACATGAAGATCGCTACCTCACCCGAGGAGCTCTGCCGCGGACATCCAGCCGAGTTCGCGTCCTACCTCATCTACTGCCGCTCGCTGGGGTTCGAGGACGAGCCTGACTATGCGTACCTCAGGAAGCTGTTCAAAGACCTCTTTGTTCAACAAGGCTTCGAGTATGACTACGTTTATGACTGGATGGTTCCCCGGCATTATTACAAAGACGACTACCGGTACTGA